In one window of Denticeps clupeoides chromosome 2, fDenClu1.1, whole genome shotgun sequence DNA:
- the LOC114766978 gene encoding zinc finger protein 883-like isoform X6, whose amino-acid sequence MDCVDSDPRLGRDSAGPVPSSDGDEDEDVPGDLEDEQRRYRSAAAGAGQAKKRKRPYKCSDCGKDFEKPGRLELHRRMHTGEKPFSCSHCGQRFARPQNMRVHEKIHTGEKAYRCPDCGKHFITSSHLKTHSYTHTGERPFKCSLCDKQFRQWGGLQVHTRNHMGEKPYRCSVCGYATVTMQQLKKHQLVHTRLKPRPCPHCGKSFLHEKELARHQLIHERGTPAPCAECGKTFKHHSSLRRHKHLIHSQKSQPEVKVHRARSQCTQCHATFSRPSGLRMHLKIHAREKPPPCSVCQKVFRHFSMLKRHQQLTHPRGSRDGGKPTCSSCGKAFRSFSALGRHEQVHPSQNSYRCLDCDFTCQTLDHLNEHLETHTRPKPYPCSECGKSFSTPTDLTRHQLIHAKEKPPPCSVCGTTFRHVGNLKRHEQLVHQDGGLGREGSQSFCCSLCGKRYSNQRGLKRHVKIHADKKAHECPHCGKGFVTSAGLKYHQRVHTGEKPYQCYQCQKRFASSSSLATHMRHHTGEKPHRCGQCGKTFANVRGLKSHERSHTNEKPYICHLCGKTFKGLLSLQEHHAIHTLAKRHHCSTCTKSFASAGGLRQHESIHTGERPYHCLECGESFRLKQQLKRHKISHSLEAGRDFMPTISSVETLSIKQEAV is encoded by the coding sequence GAAGATACCGCTCGGCGGCAGCTGGCGCCGGTCAAGCAAAAAAGCGGAAGAGGCCGTACAAGTGCTCGGACTGCGGGAAGGACTTCGAGAAGCCCGGGCGGCTGGAGCTCCACCGGAGGATGCACACGGGCGAGAAGCCGTTCAGCTGCAGCCACTGCGGCCAGCGCTTCGCCCGACCCCAGAACATGCGGGTGCACGAGAAGATTCACACGGGCGAAAAGGCGTACCGGTGCCCCGACTGCGGCAAGCACTTCATCACGTCCAGCCACCTGAAGACGCACAGCTACACCCACACCGGCGAGAGGCCGTTCAAATGCTCCCTGTGCGACAAGCAGTTCCGACAGTGGGGCGGCCTGCAGGTCCACACGCGCAACCACATGGGCGAGAAACCCTACCGCTGCTCCGTCTGCGGCTACGCCACCGTGACTATGCAGCAGCTGAAAAAGCACCAGCTGGTCCACACCCGGCTGAAGCCCCGCCCCTGCCCTCACTGCGGAAAGAGCTTCCTTCACGAGAAGGAACTCGCCAGGCACCAGCTGATCCACGAGCGGGGGACGCCGGCCCCTTGCGCCGAGTGCGGCAAGACGTTCAAGCACCATTCGTCGCTCAGGAGACACAAGCACCTGATCCACTCTCAGAAGAGTCAGCCAGAGGTCAAAGTGCACCGAGCCAGGTCCCAGTGTACACAGTGTCACGCCACCTTCAGCAGGCCGTCCGGCCTCAGGATGCACCTGAAGATCCACGCGCGAGAGAAGCCTCCGCCCTGCTCCGTCTGTCAGAAGGTTTTCCGACATTTCTCGATGCTGAAACGACACCAGCAGCTGACGCACCCTCGAGGGAGCCGCGACGGAGGCAAGCCCACCTGCTCGTCCTGCGGGAAGGCTTTCAGGAGCTTCTCCGCGCTGGGGAGACACGAGCAAGTCCATCCGTCTCAGAACTCATACCGCTGCTTGGACTGTGACTTCACCTGCCAAACGCTAGATCATCTGAACGAGCACCTTGAGACGCACACGAGGCCGAAGCCGTACCCGTGCAGCGAGTGCGGCAAGAGCTTCTCCACCCCAACAGACCTCACAAGGCACCAGCTGATCCACGCGAAGGAAAAGCCCCCCCCCTGCTCCGTCTGTGGGACGACCTTCAGGCACGTCGGAAATCTGAAAAGACACGAGCAGCTAGTGCATCAAGACGGGGGTCTAGGGAGGGAAGGATCCCAGTCTTTTTGCTGCTCACTATGTGGCAAGAGGTACTCCAATCAGCGTGGATTAAAACGCCACGTGAAGATACACGCAGACAAAAAGGCTCATGAATGTCCTCACTGCGGGAAAGGTTTCGTGACGTCAGCGGGGCTGAAATACCATCAGCGAGTGCACACGGGAGAAAAGCCGTACCAGTGCTACCAGTGCCAGAAGAGGTTTGCGTCGTCGTCGTCGCTAGCGACGCACATGCGACATCACACAGGCGAGAAGCCCCACCGGTGCGGCCAGTGCGGCAAGACGTTTGCCAACGTCAGGGGTCTCAAGTCTCACGAGCGCTCCCACACCAACGAAAAGCCCTACATTTGTCATCTATGCGGGAAGACTTTCAAAGGCCTCCTCTCCCTGCAAGAGCACCACGCCATTCACACGCTTGCAAAAAGACACCACTGCTCCACGTGCACCAAGAGCTTCGCCTCGGCAGGAGGCCTGAGGCAGCACGAGAGCATTCACACCGGCGAGAGGCCGTACCACTGCTTGGAGTGTGGCGAATCCTTCCGGCTAAAACAGCAGCTGAAGAGGCACAAGATTTCGCACTCGCTGGAGGCCGGACGTGATTTCATGCCCACGATTTCCAGCGTGGAAACTCTGTCAATTAAACAGGAGGCTGTTTAA
- the tmem14ca gene encoding transmembrane protein 14C, which produces MSVDWAGCGYAALVATGGVVGYVKAGSVPSLAAGLLFGGLAGFGAYQISRDPKNVWVSLATSGTLAAIMGQRFYRSRKFMPPGLIAGASLLMVAKIGTGMLQKPSES; this is translated from the exons ATGTCGGTGGACTGGGCTGGATGCGGCTACGCCGCGCTCGTCGCCACTGGTGGGGTTGTTGGTTATGTGAAAGCAG GCAGTGTCCCCTCTttggctgcaggcctcctctttgGGGGCCTGGCGGGCTTTGGGGCTTATCAGATTTCACGGGATCCAAAAAACGTCTGGGTTTCATTGG cCACATCTGGCACCTTAGCAGCAATCATGGGACAGAGGTTCTACAGGTCCAGGAAGTTCATGCCACCCGGCCTTATAGCTGGAGCAAG TCTGCTGATGGTGGCCAAAATTGGAACTGGAATGCTACAAAAGCCCAGTGAATCCTAA